The Balneola sp. MJW-20 genome window below encodes:
- a CDS encoding aminotransferase class I/II-fold pyridoxal phosphate-dependent enzyme has product MDLFDKLEGRPSPLGPFTSEGYGYYTFPKLEGPLGPEMKFNGKDVVVWSINDYLGVGSNPEIKKVDTAATDKYSLSAPMGARLMTGNSTEHELLEEELAEFVHKPSALLLNYGYQGIMSVIHALVDRNDFLIYDELSHACIVDGKQLSMADKSVFKHNDIESFKKQLFRAASKKKDNSSILVVTEGVFGMTGDLGILKEIIELKKEVPFRLLVDDAHGFGTLADDGSGAGTHLGVQDGVDIYFGTFAKAVALIGAFVASEPRVIEFLKANARSQIFAKSLPLPMVVTARERLKMIRKHPEWREKLWENTLKLREGLKDIGYTVLPSESPVTPVLTQGSTKLCQDIMRKLREDHGVFVSGVAYPVVPRGTVLIRLIPTAAHNDEHIEKTLDAFASIKDFVMSAAAKLSA; this is encoded by the coding sequence ATGGATTTATTTGATAAGCTTGAAGGCAGACCAAGTCCATTAGGACCATTTACCTCTGAAGGATACGGATACTATACCTTTCCTAAACTGGAAGGACCATTGGGTCCCGAAATGAAGTTCAATGGAAAAGATGTCGTTGTCTGGAGTATTAACGATTATCTCGGTGTGGGAAGTAATCCTGAGATAAAAAAAGTAGACACCGCTGCAACTGACAAATACAGTTTAAGTGCCCCGATGGGTGCGCGTCTAATGACCGGTAATTCTACCGAACATGAACTCCTGGAAGAGGAACTTGCAGAATTTGTGCACAAGCCCTCCGCCCTGCTCTTAAATTACGGTTATCAGGGTATCATGAGTGTGATACATGCACTGGTAGATCGTAACGATTTTCTCATTTATGATGAGCTTAGTCATGCCTGTATTGTAGACGGAAAGCAGCTTTCGATGGCTGATAAATCCGTTTTCAAGCATAATGATATTGAAAGTTTCAAAAAGCAGTTATTCAGAGCTGCCAGCAAGAAAAAAGACAATTCTTCAATCCTCGTAGTAACAGAGGGTGTTTTCGGAATGACCGGTGACCTGGGTATTCTGAAGGAGATCATTGAACTCAAAAAGGAAGTTCCATTCCGTTTACTGGTTGATGATGCTCACGGTTTCGGTACCCTGGCTGATGACGGTTCCGGCGCCGGAACACACCTGGGAGTGCAGGATGGAGTTGACATTTACTTCGGTACTTTCGCCAAAGCTGTTGCGCTCATCGGAGCTTTTGTTGCTTCCGAGCCAAGAGTGATCGAATTCCTGAAAGCGAATGCAAGAAGCCAGATCTTTGCTAAATCTCTTCCGCTGCCTATGGTAGTAACTGCTCGCGAACGTCTTAAGATGATCCGTAAGCATCCTGAGTGGAGAGAGAAGTTATGGGAAAACACTCTCAAACTAAGAGAAGGTCTAAAAGATATCGGATATACGGTACTACCATCTGAAAGTCCGGTAACCCCGGTCCTGACCCAGGGTTCAACCAAATTATGCCAGGACATCATGCGAAAACTACGCGAAGATCATGGCGTATTTGTAAGTGGAGTAGCTTATCCTGTAGTACCAAGAGGAACGGTATTGATCAGGCTTATTCCTACCGCTGCACACAATGACGAACATATTGAAAAGACCCTGGATGCTTTTGCTTCTATCAAGGACTTTGTCATGTCGGCTGCAGCAAAATTATCAGCCTAG
- a CDS encoding choice-of-anchor B family protein: MFTIFLIPLFLLGCEPSELDVNIVEGDPDQVDPAVDCTMNDIQYPCQNVELLSILSPQELRGTFLNDIWGWTDPLNGKEYALVGLTDGITFVDISDPETPVVIGKLRESNIRSKFKAMPVSDYPACNLGIGTTEYAKSITQGSTWRDHKVYQDHLFIVSDAQPHGMQVFDLSRLRQYNGAFLNFTEDVLYDRFSNAHNIIINEQSGYAYAAGVTQADICGSRDLSGLHIIDIRDPKSPVYAGCYADAATDAQSSPNIAPGYIHDAQCILYDGPDPDHQGKEICFNSAEGNIVIADVTDKSDAKTISFNTTVDMQYSHQGWVTEDRRYFLMNDEVDELNLGRRTRTYVWDVSDLDNPVFAGYYQQPTNSIDHNLYIRGDFVYQTNYTSGLQIYELRDLANADMQRVAFFDTKPNSNEQDFDGTWSNYPFFDSGVVILSDISGGLFVVRPQLNN, from the coding sequence TTGTTCACAATCTTCCTGATCCCCCTATTCCTGCTTGGTTGTGAACCTTCAGAACTTGATGTTAATATAGTTGAAGGCGATCCGGATCAGGTTGATCCTGCTGTTGACTGTACCATGAACGATATTCAGTACCCCTGTCAGAATGTAGAATTACTCAGTATTTTAAGCCCACAGGAGCTGAGAGGAACCTTTCTAAACGATATCTGGGGCTGGACTGATCCTTTGAATGGCAAAGAATATGCATTAGTGGGATTAACAGATGGAATTACATTTGTTGATATTTCTGACCCGGAAACCCCTGTCGTCATTGGCAAACTGAGAGAATCAAATATTCGGTCCAAGTTTAAAGCAATGCCGGTTTCCGATTATCCGGCCTGTAATCTGGGCATAGGTACAACAGAGTATGCTAAATCGATCACTCAGGGTTCCACCTGGCGTGATCATAAGGTTTATCAGGATCATCTTTTTATCGTAAGTGACGCGCAACCACACGGAATGCAGGTTTTTGACCTCAGCAGACTGCGACAATACAATGGCGCTTTCCTGAACTTTACAGAAGATGTTCTCTACGACCGCTTCAGTAATGCACATAATATCATTATCAATGAACAAAGCGGATATGCTTATGCAGCCGGCGTAACTCAGGCTGATATATGCGGAAGCAGAGACCTGAGTGGTCTACATATCATAGACATACGAGACCCTAAAAGCCCCGTTTATGCCGGATGTTATGCTGATGCGGCCACTGATGCGCAATCCTCCCCGAATATTGCCCCCGGTTATATCCACGATGCACAATGCATCCTATATGATGGCCCGGATCCGGATCATCAGGGAAAAGAGATCTGCTTTAACTCTGCTGAAGGCAATATTGTAATCGCAGATGTCACCGATAAATCTGATGCAAAAACGATCTCTTTCAATACCACGGTCGATATGCAATACTCCCATCAGGGCTGGGTCACCGAAGACCGGCGGTACTTTTTAATGAATGATGAGGTGGATGAACTTAATCTTGGACGCAGAACCAGAACCTATGTCTGGGATGTTTCGGATCTGGACAATCCTGTATTTGCAGGATATTACCAGCAGCCAACCAACTCGATCGATCATAATCTCTACATCCGAGGAGATTTTGTCTACCAGACAAATTACACGTCCGGGCTTCAGATATACGAACTCAGAGACCTGGCCAATGCTGATATGCAAAGGGTGGCTTTTTTCGATACTAAACCTAATTCGAATGAACAGGATTTTGACGGCACCTGGAGTAATTACCCCTTTTTCGACAGTGGCGTGGTCATCCTTAGTGATATCTCAGGTGGTCTTTTTGTGGTCAGGCCGCAGCTAAATAATTAG
- a CDS encoding TIGR03546 family protein produces the protein MLILRYLAKLLKALASEASPSQIAGGFILGMIIGLTPLSSFHNLIVLILILVLRVNMGMAILSFMVFSGIAYLADNQFHQFGIWLLELESMQNTWSAMYEVEWIAMSRFYNTVVLGSLVTSLILLTPMFFLIKLGVVQYREKIHERVKKWKIVRVVKGSKFYSIYQTVNRLRG, from the coding sequence ATGCTGATTCTAAGATATTTAGCGAAACTACTAAAAGCTCTTGCCTCGGAAGCATCACCTTCGCAGATCGCAGGAGGATTTATTCTTGGGATGATCATTGGTCTCACTCCCCTGTCATCATTCCATAACCTGATCGTATTGATCCTGATCCTGGTCTTACGAGTAAATATGGGTATGGCTATTCTGTCATTTATGGTATTCAGTGGTATCGCTTACCTGGCTGATAATCAGTTTCATCAGTTTGGTATCTGGCTTCTTGAATTAGAAAGTATGCAGAATACCTGGTCGGCTATGTACGAGGTGGAATGGATCGCTATGAGCAGATTTTATAATACCGTGGTTCTAGGAAGTCTGGTTACTTCACTGATTTTACTAACCCCCATGTTCTTTCTTATCAAGCTTGGAGTAGTTCAATACCGGGAAAAGATCCATGAAAGAGTGAAAAAGTGGAAGATCGTACGGGTAGTAAAAGGCTCCAAGTTCTATTCCATATATCAGACCGTAAACAGATTGAGAGGATAA
- a CDS encoding TIGR03545 family protein codes for MRKGGVIAVLITATLIFAISFISIDEWLESNIEFQASVANKAKVEIDGLNFSPLGLSLSWDRLQVANPKSPMENTFETGKVDFNMEFWPLLWSKTVIENVELSGFQVETERETDGSFEVPEGFEEESPASAFIASIVNQVSTEAGRNANARISGIRSDLNVDSLMATLDLRTPDRIDSLRNGLRNNYDEWDSTFTNLNIDRQINEIQGTIEKIKVDEIKDPKKAIEAINNIKKLRGQVDSLKNRAQTIRTDFQEDLNSSKYSVGQVDNWISQDYKRAMSLAKLPDLSAQNIGKLLFGENLLGDYASYLIYIAMAREYSNRLADDGTDKIERYEGINYEFSDKYDWPDLWIKKVSLSGRTKNEISLEGVVTHISSDQLKSGFPTVVNIGGAGRAGDSLSIKGELNYLEEKPRETFQAVYNGFQLKDTRISPSELLPYKLNSGEGTIQIDLDVIGRRIDSEIEYRASNINFNFGENPGGGRIQQLIRSAISGTDNINATALIDNVDGPLRIRLRSNLDDLFVKALRETVSKEVADARQKIESEVASRVDGKKEELLALKDQKETELREKASVIQQKVDEQVKALEKKREELEKKKKELEDSLKNKIKGKIGVDF; via the coding sequence ATGAGAAAAGGCGGAGTAATAGCGGTTTTGATTACTGCAACACTGATCTTTGCAATCAGTTTTATTTCGATTGACGAATGGCTGGAATCAAATATTGAATTTCAGGCCAGTGTGGCAAATAAAGCCAAAGTGGAGATCGATGGATTAAATTTTAGTCCTCTGGGGCTTAGTCTGAGCTGGGACCGGCTTCAGGTTGCAAATCCGAAGAGTCCGATGGAAAACACCTTCGAAACAGGAAAAGTAGATTTTAATATGGAGTTCTGGCCTCTTCTGTGGTCTAAAACAGTGATCGAGAATGTTGAGTTATCGGGTTTTCAGGTCGAAACAGAAAGAGAGACGGACGGAAGTTTTGAGGTTCCCGAGGGATTCGAGGAAGAGTCTCCGGCTTCAGCATTTATCGCTTCAATTGTAAATCAGGTTAGTACAGAAGCAGGGCGAAATGCAAATGCAAGGATCTCTGGTATACGGAGTGACCTGAATGTAGACAGCCTGATGGCCACCCTTGATCTTAGGACGCCCGACAGAATAGATTCGCTAAGGAATGGCTTGCGAAATAATTATGATGAGTGGGATTCCACTTTTACTAACCTGAATATTGACCGTCAGATCAACGAGATACAGGGTACCATCGAGAAGATCAAGGTGGATGAAATCAAGGATCCAAAAAAAGCAATTGAAGCGATCAATAATATCAAAAAACTCAGAGGGCAGGTTGATTCTCTGAAGAACAGGGCACAAACGATCCGGACCGATTTTCAGGAAGACCTCAATTCCTCAAAATACAGTGTGGGACAGGTCGACAACTGGATCAGTCAGGATTACAAAAGAGCAATGAGCCTTGCGAAACTGCCCGATCTCAGTGCTCAGAATATTGGCAAATTATTGTTTGGAGAGAACCTGCTGGGAGACTATGCCAGCTACCTGATATACATTGCCATGGCACGTGAATACAGTAACCGTTTAGCCGATGACGGTACCGATAAGATCGAAAGATATGAGGGCATCAATTATGAGTTTTCTGATAAATATGACTGGCCGGATCTGTGGATCAAAAAAGTCAGTCTCAGTGGACGCACCAAAAATGAGATTTCTCTTGAAGGGGTCGTGACCCACATCAGTAGTGATCAGCTAAAGAGCGGATTTCCAACGGTAGTTAATATAGGCGGAGCTGGCCGGGCCGGAGACAGTCTGAGCATTAAAGGAGAATTAAATTACCTGGAAGAAAAGCCCAGAGAAACCTTTCAGGCTGTTTATAACGGTTTTCAGTTAAAAGACACCCGAATATCACCCTCTGAACTGCTTCCCTACAAGCTGAACTCAGGGGAAGGTACTATCCAGATTGATCTGGATGTAATCGGCAGAAGAATTGATTCGGAGATCGAATACCGGGCCAGTAACATCAATTTTAATTTTGGCGAGAATCCGGGAGGCGGAAGAATTCAGCAGCTGATCCGGTCTGCTATTAGCGGTACTGATAATATAAATGCCACGGCACTGATTGATAATGTGGACGGACCCCTTCGTATAAGATTGAGATCAAACCTGGATGATCTTTTTGTTAAAGCTCTCAGAGAAACAGTCAGTAAAGAAGTAGCTGATGCAAGACAGAAGATAGAGTCAGAAGTAGCATCAAGGGTTGATGGCAAGAAGGAAGAACTGCTCGCCCTGAAGGATCAGAAAGAAACGGAGCTGAGGGAAAAAGCCTCTGTGATTCAGCAGAAAGTAGATGAACAGGTCAAGGCTCTGGAAAAAAAGAGAGAAGAACTCGAAAAGAAGAAGAAAGAACTGGAAGACAGTCTGAAAAATAAGATCAAAGGCAAAATAGGAGTCGATTTCTGA
- a CDS encoding UBP-type zinc finger domain-containing protein — MACLHKDQILIKSTDTTVCPECVEQGDEWVHLRMCLTCGMVGCCDSSVNQHARKHYEESGHMLIRSIEPGEEWGWCYIDETYFRVR, encoded by the coding sequence ATGGCCTGTTTACATAAAGACCAGATCCTGATCAAATCAACAGATACTACCGTTTGTCCCGAGTGTGTGGAGCAGGGTGACGAATGGGTTCATCTTCGCATGTGTCTGACATGCGGTATGGTGGGGTGTTGTGATTCTTCAGTAAACCAACACGCCCGGAAACACTATGAGGAAAGCGGTCACATGCTAATCCGCTCGATTGAACCCGGCGAAGAATGGGGCTGGTGCTATATTGATGAGACCTATTTCAGAGTCAGATAA
- a CDS encoding DsbA family protein, which translates to MSDLKQPYTENDHQTGTKNAPVTIVQYGDYECPYSRLGHRFIKKILKDDQIAVSFIFRHFPLKKLHTHAELSAWVAESAANQQKFWEMHNLLFDHNDNLRSDLIMDLAKRLDLDMNRLQKDIDSDKVRSKVRDDIRGGLNSGVKETPAFFINGERYKGELDAPDIKKAIKEEIV; encoded by the coding sequence ATGTCTGATCTGAAGCAACCATATACTGAAAACGACCACCAAACCGGGACAAAAAATGCCCCTGTCACCATTGTACAATATGGTGATTATGAATGCCCTTACAGCAGACTGGGACACCGGTTTATTAAAAAGATCCTGAAAGATGATCAGATAGCTGTCTCTTTTATATTCCGGCACTTCCCGCTGAAGAAACTCCATACACATGCTGAATTAAGTGCCTGGGTTGCTGAGAGTGCTGCCAATCAGCAGAAGTTCTGGGAAATGCATAACCTTCTCTTCGATCATAATGACAATCTTCGTTCAGATCTTATCATGGATCTGGCTAAAAGACTTGACCTGGATATGAACAGGCTTCAGAAAGATATTGACAGTGACAAAGTAAGAAGTAAAGTACGCGATGATATTCGTGGAGGGCTAAACAGCGGAGTAAAAGAGACCCCGGCTTTCTTCATTAACGGTGAAAGATATAAAGGAGAACTTGATGCTCCTGACATCAAAAAAGCTATAAAAGAGGAGATCGTTTAA
- a CDS encoding cation:proton antiporter, with protein MEILWLLMAYIFGLGVSRLKLPPLVGYLLAGIILSFFGITPTDSLHEIGHLGVLFLLFTVGLHLRFKSILRLEVIGAGGIHLLISGAVFAGVAYAFGYEVIPSLIIGTLLGFSSTVLAAKALEARGELGAFHARVSIGILILQDIVAIVVLALTGGGSPSVWSLLLLGLPFLRPLLIRIVVASGHSELQLLSGLLLAIGGGALFEVMGLSSELGALAAGALLSGHRTADELSEKLWGIKEAFLIGFFFEVGLNGLPGGEVINFALLVLALLPLKSVLFFFLLIFFKLRSRNSFMVTATLSSYSEFTLIAGGVAAAGGFISTDIVTGLALITAASYVINAPLTANSNSIWARLEHKLVPLERNTKHPGQQVVSLGGAEYLVVGMGQAGTSAYESLKFKEKKVTGMEVDPAKIEANLKEKRRVVYGDAQDPELWENLDLSGVRSVILAIANEGTKVEATTLMRKYGYKGSIVALTMRSDEYKALQEAGATSVCLPMAQAGKKLAELSMDEIENSSSFNLIIE; from the coding sequence ATGGAAATACTCTGGCTTCTGATGGCCTATATTTTTGGCCTTGGAGTTTCCCGTCTGAAACTCCCCCCCTTGGTAGGCTATCTGCTGGCTGGTATTATTCTGTCCTTTTTTGGGATTACGCCCACCGATTCCTTACATGAAATAGGTCATCTCGGTGTACTTTTCTTATTATTTACCGTCGGACTTCACCTCAGGTTCAAGAGTATTCTGCGTCTGGAAGTCATCGGAGCCGGTGGTATCCACTTACTTATATCCGGGGCGGTATTTGCAGGAGTGGCTTATGCTTTCGGATACGAAGTCATACCCTCACTGATCATCGGTACTTTGTTGGGTTTCTCCAGTACAGTTCTTGCAGCCAAAGCGCTTGAAGCACGAGGAGAACTGGGAGCTTTTCATGCAAGAGTTTCAATAGGCATACTGATCCTTCAGGATATCGTCGCCATTGTGGTTCTAGCGCTCACCGGAGGGGGCTCGCCTTCAGTCTGGTCCCTCCTGTTGCTTGGTCTTCCTTTCCTGAGACCCTTACTGATCCGAATAGTAGTAGCCAGCGGACATTCTGAACTGCAACTACTGTCCGGCCTCCTGTTAGCAATTGGCGGCGGCGCTTTGTTCGAAGTAATGGGACTGTCATCTGAGTTGGGGGCGCTGGCAGCCGGAGCATTATTATCAGGGCACAGAACTGCGGATGAGCTTTCTGAAAAACTATGGGGCATTAAAGAAGCCTTTCTGATCGGCTTCTTCTTCGAAGTGGGTCTCAACGGACTACCGGGTGGGGAGGTCATAAACTTTGCCCTGCTGGTTCTTGCATTACTTCCGCTGAAATCAGTCTTGTTTTTCTTCCTGCTCATCTTTTTTAAACTGAGATCCAGAAACTCCTTCATGGTTACTGCCACACTCAGCTCATACAGTGAATTTACTCTTATAGCCGGCGGGGTTGCTGCTGCCGGAGGCTTTATTTCCACAGATATTGTAACCGGACTGGCACTAATTACGGCTGCCTCATATGTGATCAATGCACCGCTTACAGCGAATTCCAATTCGATATGGGCAAGACTTGAACATAAACTTGTACCACTGGAAAGAAACACCAAACATCCAGGGCAGCAGGTGGTCTCTTTGGGAGGAGCGGAGTACCTGGTGGTCGGAATGGGACAAGCCGGCACCTCAGCCTATGAAAGTTTGAAATTCAAGGAGAAGAAAGTGACCGGCATGGAAGTTGACCCTGCCAAGATAGAAGCTAATCTGAAAGAAAAGCGCAGAGTAGTGTATGGAGATGCGCAGGATCCTGAATTATGGGAAAATCTTGATCTGAGCGGTGTCCGATCAGTCATTCTGGCTATTGCAAATGAGGGTACAAAGGTGGAGGCAACAACCCTGATGAGAAAATACGGGTATAAAGGCAGTATCGTAGCCCTGACCATGCGCAGTGATGAGTATAAAGCACTTCAGGAGGCCGGGGCAACTTCTGTTTGTCTGCCTATGGCTCAGGCCGGAAAAAAACTAGCCGAACTTAGTATGGATGAAATTGAGAATTCATCCTCTTTCAATCTTATAATCGAATAA
- a CDS encoding alpha/beta hydrolase has translation MSLFKADKENPFSGPHQGQRIAERNDPSDAKAAFIMVHGRGASAPSILTLADEIEPESIYYTAPQASGSTWYPYSFLQPTERNEPGISSGLQAIYDIREMLKEKGFSSEQIFILGFSQGACLASEFVARHPGRYAGLIVLSGGLIGDSVNPSVYSGDLEGTPVFMGCSDIDPHIPVERVHATAEVFSKLNAKVSKKIYPGMGHLVNHDEIKHIQEIVSGVVNK, from the coding sequence ATGAGTTTATTTAAAGCTGACAAAGAAAATCCGTTTAGCGGCCCGCATCAGGGCCAGAGAATCGCCGAAAGAAATGATCCCTCTGATGCAAAGGCCGCATTCATTATGGTGCATGGACGCGGAGCCAGCGCCCCCAGTATACTTACTCTTGCAGACGAAATAGAACCGGAGAGCATTTACTATACTGCTCCTCAGGCAAGCGGCAGCACCTGGTACCCTTATTCATTTCTTCAGCCTACTGAGAGAAATGAACCAGGCATCAGTTCAGGACTTCAGGCGATCTATGATATTAGAGAAATGCTAAAGGAAAAAGGCTTCAGCAGTGAACAGATTTTCATACTAGGCTTCTCTCAGGGAGCATGTCTGGCATCTGAATTCGTAGCCCGTCATCCTGGAAGATATGCCGGGCTGATTGTGTTGAGCGGGGGCCTCATTGGAGATTCCGTGAATCCCTCTGTCTACTCCGGAGACCTGGAAGGTACACCGGTATTCATGGGCTGCAGTGATATAGATCCCCATATACCTGTTGAAAGAGTTCATGCCACTGCAGAAGTATTTTCAAAACTCAATGCGAAAGTAAGTAAAAAGATCTATCCCGGAATGGGTCACCTTGTCAACCATGATGAGATTAAGCATATTCAGGAGATCGTATCCGGTGTAGTAAATAAATAG
- a CDS encoding VOC family protein, whose amino-acid sequence MQHHKGIHHITVLAGDALRNVDFYTQVLGMRLVKKSVNQDDPGTYHLFYGNHSANPGSSLTFFPWPNAVKGEPGTGEAVNVGLQVPEKSASFWNERLKKYEIPFEEITIFGRNAYRFQDPDGLELDLVFEGSAKEKVDNVEYVIPAEVCIQGFWGTRLNLTEKQGTEFILKELFEFELKEEQGNQYLYQTDAPVGHSVIIEISEEKRGKNGRGIIHHVAFRAENREELDEMRKTIGGFGLHPTQIIDRHWFRSVYYREPGGVLFEMASDDPGYTVDEEFEMLGEKLILPPWLESKRSQIESILPEINISS is encoded by the coding sequence ATGCAACATCATAAAGGTATACATCACATCACCGTTCTGGCCGGAGACGCCCTAAGAAATGTAGACTTCTACACGCAGGTACTGGGTATGCGATTAGTTAAAAAGAGTGTCAACCAGGATGATCCCGGAACCTATCATCTGTTTTACGGAAATCATTCCGCAAACCCCGGATCCAGCCTGACCTTTTTCCCCTGGCCGAATGCTGTTAAAGGTGAGCCGGGTACAGGTGAGGCAGTCAATGTAGGATTACAGGTACCTGAAAAATCTGCTTCATTCTGGAATGAACGCCTTAAAAAATACGAGATTCCGTTTGAAGAGATCACCATATTCGGCCGCAATGCCTATCGTTTTCAGGATCCTGATGGTCTGGAGCTGGACCTGGTCTTTGAGGGATCGGCTAAGGAAAAAGTAGATAACGTGGAATATGTAATCCCTGCTGAAGTTTGTATTCAGGGATTCTGGGGTACCCGTTTGAACCTTACGGAAAAACAGGGTACAGAATTCATCCTGAAAGAACTCTTCGAATTTGAACTAAAAGAGGAACAGGGTAACCAATATCTCTACCAGACGGACGCACCGGTGGGTCACTCAGTGATCATTGAGATCAGTGAGGAAAAAAGAGGAAAGAACGGGCGGGGTATTATACACCATGTGGCATTCAGGGCTGAAAACAGGGAGGAGCTGGATGAGATGCGTAAGACCATTGGCGGCTTCGGCCTCCATCCTACGCAGATCATAGACCGCCACTGGTTCCGATCTGTTTACTATCGGGAGCCGGGAGGTGTGTTATTTGAAATGGCTTCAGATGATCCCGGGTACACCGTTGATGAGGAGTTCGAAATGCTGGGCGAAAAACTGATCCTGCCGCCATGGCTGGAGTCTAAAAGATCACAGATCGAATCGATACTACCTGAAATAAATATCAGCAGTTGA
- a CDS encoding M48 family metallopeptidase: MNIYGWIILIALLLEFSLSVISDLYNLSALKKELPAEFEGVYDEERYARSQEYTRVKTRFGFITGTFDLLLLLIFWFMGGFNMLDQWLSTFGFDPLVTGLAFIGTLIIAKTIISLPFSIYSTFVIEERFGFNKTTPGTFVADLFKGLALSLIIGVPLLAGILWFFMYAGELAWLYAWGAVTLFTLIMQYVAPTWIMPLFNKFTPLEEGELREAIESYTDKVNFPLAGLFVMDGSKRSSKSNAFFTGFGKNKRIALFDTLIENHTTSELVAVLAHEIGHYKKKHIIKNMVISIIHTGVLFFLLSLFLDFKPLFDAFYMEEISVYAGLIFFGLLYTPVEMILSVVMQIFSRKHEFEADEFAARTTKSKEDMISTLKKLSKDNLSNLTPHPLYVFLNYSHPPVIQRIRAIRSINI, translated from the coding sequence CTGAATATTTACGGCTGGATCATATTAATAGCACTATTGCTGGAATTCAGCCTTAGTGTGATCTCTGATCTTTATAACCTGAGCGCACTTAAGAAGGAATTGCCTGCTGAATTTGAAGGAGTCTATGACGAGGAGCGTTATGCACGATCTCAGGAGTATACCCGGGTTAAAACCAGGTTTGGTTTTATAACCGGAACTTTTGACCTGCTTCTACTGCTGATTTTTTGGTTCATGGGGGGCTTTAATATGTTGGATCAGTGGCTAAGTACCTTTGGTTTTGATCCATTGGTCACCGGATTAGCCTTTATCGGCACTCTGATCATCGCTAAGACCATTATTTCTCTTCCGTTTAGTATCTATTCTACTTTTGTGATCGAAGAACGATTTGGTTTCAATAAGACTACCCCGGGTACTTTCGTGGCCGATCTTTTTAAAGGACTTGCTCTGAGTCTGATCATCGGAGTTCCGCTTCTCGCCGGTATACTTTGGTTCTTTATGTATGCTGGTGAACTTGCCTGGCTTTATGCATGGGGTGCGGTCACTTTATTTACTTTGATTATGCAGTATGTGGCACCCACCTGGATCATGCCGCTATTTAATAAGTTTACACCGTTGGAGGAAGGGGAACTAAGAGAGGCGATCGAATCATATACTGATAAAGTAAACTTCCCTCTGGCCGGCCTTTTTGTGATGGACGGATCCAAACGCTCCAGTAAATCCAATGCATTTTTTACCGGTTTCGGGAAGAATAAGAGGATCGCTCTTTTTGACACCCTGATTGAGAATCACACCACCTCAGAACTGGTGGCGGTGCTGGCACATGAGATAGGGCACTACAAGAAAAAGCATATCATCAAGAATATGGTCATAAGTATTATTCATACTGGTGTGCTGTTCTTCCTGCTCTCCTTATTTCTGGATTTTAAACCGCTGTTTGATGCTTTCTACATGGAAGAGATCTCTGTATATGCAGGATTGATCTTTTTTGGTCTGCTTTATACTCCCGTGGAAATGATACTTTCGGTAGTGATGCAGATATTCAGTCGTAAGCACGAGTTTGAGGCAGATGAGTTCGCCGCAAGGACAACAAAGAGCAAAGAGGATATGATATCAACCCTTAAAAAGTTATCGAAGGATAATTTATCTAATCTGACTCCACATCCTCTTTATGTTTTCCTGAATTATTCCCATCCTCCGGTCATACAACGTATCCGGGCAATCCGATCCATAAATATATGA